A section of the Asticcacaulis sp. EMRT-3 genome encodes:
- a CDS encoding YceI family protein, with product MNRTSYNLSSRILHWVIAGLILFMIFLGWRLGDHDSLRLSRTNLHKSVGILILLLSLVRIGFRLAYKAPPKPPMSQWEIWAAKTLHVGFYVVMIGMPLTGWLMVSTSAREIPFFGLPWPHLPVPQTHATHELFETLHGLIAKLIIYAMVPLHVVAALKHQFIDKDEVMQHMVPGLTPKPVLNWRWIVPVGVIVLAVGFGYGIYRGVPEKGGEEHAPPPEAVAAPPSSEASSVAVSSAASASVAGSSASASGGVAPVTVWTMDKAASHIAFSTTFSGEAINGNFGDFDAAISFDPKRLDASHVKVTITLNSVVSGDADRDSSLRSDSFFNIDSFPKATFEASHFTRIDDSHFIAHGKLTLHGVTRPCDLPFNLNIKNGVAMMSGATDIDRIAFGVGTGDWAKTDAVPAKVHLDIRVKARAG from the coding sequence ATGAACCGCACCAGCTATAACCTGTCCAGCCGCATCCTGCATTGGGTGATCGCCGGACTGATCCTGTTTATGATTTTCCTCGGCTGGCGGCTTGGCGATCACGATTCGCTGCGCCTCAGTCGCACCAATCTGCATAAATCGGTCGGTATCCTGATCCTGCTGCTCAGTCTCGTGCGCATCGGTTTCCGACTCGCCTACAAGGCTCCGCCCAAACCGCCCATGTCGCAATGGGAGATATGGGCGGCAAAAACCCTGCATGTCGGTTTTTACGTGGTCATGATCGGTATGCCGCTGACCGGCTGGCTGATGGTGTCCACCAGCGCGCGCGAAATTCCCTTCTTCGGCCTGCCGTGGCCGCATCTGCCCGTGCCGCAGACCCACGCCACGCATGAACTGTTCGAAACGCTGCATGGCCTGATTGCCAAGCTGATCATCTATGCGATGGTGCCCCTGCATGTGGTGGCGGCGCTCAAGCATCAGTTCATCGATAAGGACGAGGTGATGCAGCATATGGTGCCCGGCTTGACGCCGAAGCCGGTGCTGAACTGGCGCTGGATCGTGCCGGTGGGCGTTATAGTGCTGGCTGTAGGTTTCGGTTATGGCATCTATCGCGGTGTGCCGGAAAAAGGCGGTGAGGAACATGCGCCGCCGCCGGAAGCGGTTGCTGCGCCGCCGTCTTCAGAGGCGTCATCCGTGGCGGTTTCATCCGCCGCCTCAGCATCTGTTGCTGGATCATCTGCATCGGCGTCTGGCGGGGTCGCGCCGGTCACGGTCTGGACGATGGACAAGGCCGCCAGCCATATCGCCTTTTCGACCACCTTTTCCGGCGAAGCGATCAATGGCAATTTTGGTGATTTCGACGCCGCTATCAGCTTTGATCCCAAGCGCCTCGATGCCTCGCACGTCAAGGTGACGATCACGCTCAACTCGGTCGTATCGGGTGATGCCGACCGCGATTCCTCGCTGCGCAGCGACTCGTTTTTCAACATTGATAGTTTCCCGAAGGCCACATTCGAGGCCAGTCATTTTACGCGCATAGACGACAGCCATTTCATCGCCCACGGCAAGCTGACCCTGCACGGCGTCACGCGGCCATGTGATTTGCCGTTCAACCTGAACATTAAAAACGGCGTGGCGATGATGAGTGGTGCCACCGATATTGACCGTATAGCCTTTGGCGTTGGCACAGGCGATTGGGCCAAAACTGACGCCGTGCCCGCTAAGGTGCATCTCGATATTCGCGTCAAGGCGAGGGCGGGATGA
- a CDS encoding acyl-CoA dehydrogenase yields the protein MSYRPSLRDIRFCLDHIIGMEATYNSAAFPDCDLEVRDAVLEAAGQLAADVLAPLNRTGDQQGTQLEGDRVVIAEGFPAAIKTYAEGGWYGLAADPAYGGQGMPKMLEQACFDMFHAANMAFTLLPTLSQGAIEAIHAHGTQGQKDLFLPHLIAGVWSGTMNLTEPGAGSDLAALKTRAEPDGEGGYLITGQKIFITWGEHDAADNIIHLVLARLPDAPAGTRGISLFLCPKYRLTPEGAPGERNSVRCVGLEHKLGIHASPTCVMAFDNAHAELIGPPHGGLAAMFTMMNAARLAVGFEGVGLADAAWQKAQAYALERRQGRSPITGEAYAPIYDHPDVRLMLALMKMKGEAARAICMAAAAALDGEKLAQDEVSRARHMRRADFLVPIAKAWSTDRAVEVASLGLQVHGGMGFIEETGAAQYYRDARIAPIYEGTNGIQAADLVGRKLGGDGQAAKELEEDISDFIKNNILSVDLNREYEQLSVALTAFSAATQHLITQKTDAPLDVASAATTYLTLSGDLLGGWLLLKGAVAAQSLIAAGDGDAVWLGDRIRLTRLYFAHVLSHAPAHLAAIRSGFDALDGLTLSPAS from the coding sequence ATGAGCTACCGGCCCAGCCTCAGGGATATACGCTTCTGCCTCGACCACATTATCGGTATGGAGGCGACCTATAACAGCGCGGCCTTCCCCGATTGCGACCTTGAGGTACGCGATGCCGTACTGGAAGCGGCGGGCCAGTTGGCGGCAGACGTGCTGGCGCCGCTCAACCGCACAGGCGATCAGCAGGGCACGCAACTGGAAGGTGATCGCGTCGTCATCGCCGAGGGCTTTCCCGCCGCCATCAAAACCTATGCCGAAGGCGGCTGGTACGGCCTGGCCGCCGATCCGGCCTATGGCGGCCAGGGTATGCCGAAAATGCTCGAACAGGCCTGTTTCGACATGTTCCATGCCGCCAATATGGCCTTCACCCTGCTGCCTACCCTCAGTCAGGGCGCCATCGAAGCCATCCATGCCCACGGCACGCAAGGCCAGAAGGACCTCTTCCTGCCGCACCTGATCGCGGGCGTCTGGTCGGGCACGATGAACCTGACCGAACCGGGGGCCGGTTCCGATCTCGCCGCCCTCAAAACCCGCGCCGAACCCGATGGTGAGGGCGGTTACCTCATCACCGGCCAGAAGATCTTCATCACCTGGGGTGAACACGACGCCGCCGACAACATCATCCATCTGGTGCTGGCGCGCCTGCCCGATGCGCCTGCGGGCACACGCGGCATTTCGTTGTTTCTCTGTCCGAAATATCGCCTGACGCCCGAAGGTGCGCCCGGCGAACGCAACAGCGTGCGCTGCGTCGGGCTTGAGCATAAGCTCGGCATCCACGCCTCGCCCACCTGCGTCATGGCTTTTGACAATGCTCACGCCGAACTGATCGGCCCACCGCACGGCGGACTGGCGGCCATGTTCACCATGATGAATGCGGCGCGTCTGGCGGTCGGCTTCGAAGGCGTTGGTCTGGCCGATGCCGCCTGGCAAAAGGCGCAAGCCTATGCGCTGGAACGCCGTCAGGGCCGTTCACCCATTACGGGCGAGGCTTACGCGCCCATCTATGACCATCCCGATGTCCGTCTGATGCTGGCCCTGATGAAGATGAAGGGCGAGGCCGCCCGCGCCATCTGCATGGCCGCCGCCGCCGCGCTCGACGGCGAAAAGCTGGCGCAGGATGAAGTCAGCCGCGCCCGCCACATGCGCCGCGCCGATTTTCTTGTACCCATCGCCAAAGCCTGGAGCACGGATCGCGCCGTCGAAGTGGCCTCGCTGGGCCTACAGGTGCATGGCGGCATGGGCTTTATCGAGGAGACGGGGGCGGCGCAATATTACCGTGATGCGCGCATCGCGCCCATATATGAAGGCACAAACGGCATTCAGGCCGCCGATCTGGTGGGCCGCAAACTCGGCGGGGACGGACAGGCTGCGAAAGAGCTTGAAGAGGACATATCAGACTTCATAAAAAACAATATCTTGTCTGTTGATCTTAATCGTGAATATGAGCAGCTTTCCGTCGCTCTCACCGCCTTTTCCGCCGCCACGCAGCATCTGATCACACAAAAAACCGATGCCCCGCTCGATGTCGCCAGCGCCGCCACCACCTATCTGACCTTAAGCGGTGATCTGCTGGGCGGCTGGCTGTTGCTGAAAGGCGCTGTGGCGGCGCAAAGCCTGATCGCGGCGGGCGATGGCGATGCCGTCTGGCTCGGCGACCGCATCCGCCTGACGCGCCTCTATTTCGCCCATGTGCTGAGTCACGCCCCGGCCCATCTGGCGGCGATTCGCTCCGGTTTTGACGCACTCGACGGCTTGACCCTCAGCCCGGCTTCATAA
- the yaaA gene encoding peroxide stress protein YaaA has product MLTLLSPAKSLDPSPHEAGIPATEPRFPDQSEKLLKAAKKLKAKHLAELMDISKALSELNYARYQGFEAQAEMSAVFLFNGDVYDGLQARTLDNDALAFAQAHLRLLSGLYGCLRPLDLIRPYRLEMGTALKVGRAHSLYQFWGDTLAESLRAEAGDGGLLNLASQEYAKAALTKKLSLPVVSPRFLEIKGNEAKIISFFAKKARGLMARYIVDQRIDRPEGVKDFNVDGYAFRPDLSHEGDWVFTRQQPALKAA; this is encoded by the coding sequence ATGCTCACCCTGTTGTCTCCGGCAAAATCGCTCGATCCGTCTCCGCATGAGGCCGGAATACCCGCCACCGAGCCACGCTTTCCCGATCAAAGCGAAAAGCTTCTGAAAGCCGCTAAAAAGCTGAAAGCGAAGCATCTCGCCGAACTGATGGATATTTCCAAGGCCCTCAGCGAACTGAATTATGCGCGCTATCAGGGTTTTGAGGCACAGGCCGAAATGAGCGCCGTTTTCCTGTTCAATGGCGATGTCTATGATGGCTTGCAGGCGCGAACGCTCGACAACGACGCCCTTGCCTTTGCGCAAGCCCATCTGCGCCTCCTGTCAGGGCTTTACGGGTGTTTACGCCCACTCGACCTGATCCGGCCTTACCGGCTGGAAATGGGCACGGCGCTGAAGGTGGGCCGCGCCCATTCGCTTTATCAGTTCTGGGGCGATACCCTGGCCGAATCGTTGCGCGCCGAAGCCGGTGATGGCGGTTTGCTCAATCTGGCCAGCCAGGAATATGCGAAAGCCGCCCTGACCAAAAAGCTCAGCCTGCCGGTGGTCAGCCCGCGCTTTCTCGAAATCAAGGGCAATGAGGCGAAGATCATTTCCTTCTTCGCCAAGAAGGCGCGCGGCCTGATGGCGCGCTATATTGTCGATCAGCGCATCGACCGGCCCGAAGGCGTCAAGGATTTCAATGTGGACGGCTATGCCTTCCGCCCCGATCTGTCGCACGAAGGCGACTGGGTGTTCACCCGCCAGCAGCCTGCGCTTAAGGCGGCTTAA
- a CDS encoding NUDIX hydrolase, producing the protein MQAKPISGLYPVPAVGVVCRRGRDVLLIRRGRAPRQGEWSIPGGKVEHGESLKTAALRELREETGVVAEIGELLAVYEMIEADFHYILIDYAADWMSGEPRAGDDADQAVFVPFEAALDMVSRADLRDVLLRSKT; encoded by the coding sequence GTGCAAGCAAAACCTATATCCGGCCTGTATCCGGTTCCGGCGGTCGGCGTGGTGTGCCGTCGCGGCCGAGACGTGCTGCTGATTCGGCGCGGGCGCGCCCCACGACAGGGAGAATGGTCGATTCCCGGCGGCAAGGTGGAACATGGCGAGAGCCTGAAGACGGCAGCTTTGCGCGAACTGCGGGAAGAAACAGGCGTCGTGGCGGAAATTGGCGAACTGCTGGCGGTTTATGAGATGATCGAAGCGGATTTTCATTACATCCTGATCGATTACGCTGCCGACTGGATGTCGGGCGAGCCGAGGGCAGGCGATGATGCCGATCAGGCCGTGTTTGTACCATTTGAGGCGGCTCTGGACATGGTGAGCCGCGCGGATTTGCGCGACGTGCTTTTGCGCTCGAAGACCTGA
- a CDS encoding FAD-binding oxidoreductase produces the protein MSMPAPQSEIPAVAPEVLAQIKAVVGEAGYSQDAGRLDPKLTEWRGKWKGHTPLLVMPKSTEETAAVVKICFDAGVAITPQGGNTGLVGGQIPFGEILLSLERMKTVRDVAATDDTMVLETGITLLEAQQIAEKAARYFPLSLAAEGTATVGGVISTNAGGTAVLRYGVTRDLVSGLEVVLPNGDIFHGLKRLRKDNTGYDLKQMFIGAEGTLGIITAASLKLFPIMNSRSTAIVAFETAQKAIDLLVRAKQETGGQVEAFELMGRYGLSLVLKHIPDTREPLEGEYPWYALIEVASGDPQGAAASMERLLGAAFEEELIIDGVIAQNETQAAEFWRLREDHSAAEKAEGAAWKHDISVPLSRMADYIAAGDKAIQAFLPGARLVAFGHVGDGNVHFNVIVPEGMDANAFNALRDEGAKVVHDLVHEYEGSISAEHGLGRMKTQEALLYKDPAAVAAMRAIRQALDPKRIMNPHVLF, from the coding sequence ATGTCCATGCCCGCTCCCCAGTCTGAAATCCCTGCCGTCGCGCCCGAAGTGCTGGCGCAGATCAAGGCCGTCGTGGGTGAAGCCGGTTATAGTCAGGACGCCGGACGCCTCGATCCAAAACTGACCGAATGGCGCGGCAAATGGAAGGGCCACACCCCTCTGCTCGTCATGCCGAAATCGACGGAAGAAACGGCCGCCGTCGTGAAAATCTGCTTTGACGCGGGCGTGGCCATCACTCCGCAGGGCGGCAATACCGGCCTGGTCGGCGGCCAGATTCCATTTGGTGAAATCCTGTTGTCGCTCGAACGCATGAAAACCGTGCGCGACGTGGCCGCCACCGACGACACTATGGTGCTGGAAACCGGCATTACCCTTCTGGAAGCCCAGCAGATCGCCGAAAAGGCCGCACGCTATTTCCCGCTGTCTCTGGCCGCCGAAGGCACGGCCACGGTGGGCGGCGTCATCTCCACCAATGCCGGCGGCACAGCGGTGCTGCGTTACGGCGTGACGCGCGATCTCGTGTCCGGGCTGGAAGTGGTTCTGCCCAATGGCGACATTTTCCACGGCCTGAAGCGCCTGCGCAAGGACAATACGGGCTATGACCTGAAGCAGATGTTCATCGGCGCCGAAGGCACGCTGGGCATTATCACGGCGGCCTCGCTCAAGCTGTTTCCGATCATGAATTCGCGCTCGACGGCCATTGTCGCCTTTGAAACCGCGCAAAAGGCCATCGATCTGCTGGTACGCGCCAAGCAGGAAACCGGCGGTCAGGTCGAGGCTTTCGAACTGATGGGGCGCTATGGCCTGTCTCTGGTGCTCAAGCACATCCCCGACACGCGCGAACCGCTGGAAGGCGAATATCCGTGGTATGCCCTGATCGAGGTTGCGTCCGGCGATCCGCAAGGCGCGGCGGCTTCGATGGAGCGTCTGCTCGGCGCCGCCTTTGAGGAAGAACTGATCATTGACGGCGTCATCGCGCAAAACGAAACCCAGGCGGCGGAATTCTGGCGTCTGCGCGAAGACCATTCGGCGGCGGAAAAGGCCGAGGGCGCAGCCTGGAAGCATGATATTTCCGTTCCCCTGTCACGCATGGCCGATTATATCGCAGCCGGCGACAAGGCGATTCAGGCGTTTCTGCCCGGCGCGCGGCTCGTGGCTTTCGGCCATGTCGGCGATGGCAATGTCCACTTCAATGTCATCGTTCCAGAAGGCATGGATGCAAATGCTTTCAATGCCTTACGCGATGAAGGTGCGAAAGTGGTTCATGATCTCGTGCATGAATATGAAGGCTCCATTTCCGCCGAACACGGGCTGGGCCGGATGAAGACACAGGAAGCCTTGCTGTATAAGGATCCGGCTGCGGTCGCTGCCATGCGCGCCATTCGTCAGGCGCTCGACCCCAAGCGCATCATGAATCCGCACGTCCTGTTTTAG
- a CDS encoding response regulator, producing the protein MSRGTVLVLEDSRVQAQLISKMLTGLNWSAMLSFDHKTVFSLLKNSRFDLLLLDVYIEGGNTLMHLPEIRELAPDVPIAIMTAGGAGGGALHSTLNMARRAQADFVVPKPFAPEDLNIILQEAFKMRRAPVLPKHVLVVDDCRVVRKLSTVALAEKGYRISEARSMEEAFDRVDIAHVDIVLTDIFMPGMGGIEGIGIIKSTWPEVAIVAMSAGSDHKLDPNQALAAARYMGADALLPKPFTASDLTYLMEAVLVEKTLAA; encoded by the coding sequence ATGTCACGAGGCACCGTTCTGGTACTTGAGGATAGCCGCGTTCAGGCTCAGTTGATTTCGAAGATGCTGACGGGTCTGAACTGGTCGGCCATGCTGAGTTTCGATCACAAGACGGTTTTCTCGCTTCTGAAAAATTCACGTTTCGATCTCCTGCTGCTTGATGTCTATATCGAAGGCGGCAATACCCTGATGCACCTGCCGGAAATACGCGAACTGGCACCCGATGTGCCGATTGCCATCATGACGGCGGGCGGAGCCGGCGGCGGGGCCCTGCATTCGACGCTCAATATGGCGCGCCGGGCTCAGGCCGATTTCGTTGTGCCTAAGCCGTTCGCGCCGGAAGACCTGAATATTATCTTGCAGGAGGCCTTCAAAATGCGGCGCGCACCGGTTTTGCCGAAGCATGTGCTGGTCGTCGATGATTGCCGCGTTGTGCGCAAATTATCGACCGTGGCCCTGGCGGAAAAAGGCTACCGCATCAGCGAGGCGCGCAGCATGGAAGAGGCGTTTGATCGTGTTGATATTGCCCACGTCGATATTGTGCTGACCGACATCTTCATGCCCGGCATGGGTGGGATAGAAGGGATCGGCATCATCAAATCCACCTGGCCGGAGGTGGCGATCGTAGCCATGTCGGCCGGCTCCGATCATAAGCTTGACCCCAATCAGGCCCTGGCTGCGGCTCGTTATATGGGAGCTGACGCCTTGTTGCCCAAACCATTCACCGCTTCCGATCTGACCTATCTGATGGAGGCTGTGCTGGTGGAAAAGACATTGGCGGCTTAG
- a CDS encoding L-threonylcarbamoyladenylate synthase — MSEVEAAASALREGRLIHLPTETVYGLAARADDPEAVIRVFEAKGRPRFNPLIVHIGDIELARRIGRFDARAEKLAAVFWPGPLTLVVPVRDASAACDLARAGLDSVALRMPDHAVALDILRAVPFGVVAPSANRSGRPSPSTQGHAFEETGAYVAESPDGGPCRVGVESTVISLIGEARYLRAGAVSRAEITGLIGPLALDETEGHRSPGRLSLHYAPDAPVRINIDAPTPGAAYLSFGSSDYQGPLFPLSGKGDLHEAAANLFRCLREADRLRPAAIEIAPIPEHGIGEAINDRIRRAAGFIG, encoded by the coding sequence ATGAGCGAGGTCGAGGCCGCCGCCAGCGCTTTGCGCGAAGGACGGCTGATCCACCTGCCGACCGAGACGGTTTACGGACTGGCGGCGCGGGCCGACGATCCCGAAGCGGTGATCAGGGTGTTCGAGGCCAAGGGCCGTCCGCGCTTTAATCCGCTGATCGTGCATATCGGCGACATCGAACTGGCGCGGCGGATCGGCCGGTTTGATGCGCGCGCCGAAAAGCTGGCCGCCGTCTTTTGGCCGGGGCCCTTAACCCTGGTCGTGCCGGTGAGGGATGCGAGCGCGGCCTGCGATCTGGCGCGCGCCGGACTGGACAGCGTGGCCCTGCGGATGCCCGATCATGCTGTGGCGCTTGATATTTTACGCGCCGTGCCGTTTGGCGTCGTGGCCCCGTCCGCCAATCGCTCCGGGCGGCCAAGCCCGAGCACGCAGGGCCATGCGTTCGAGGAAACGGGCGCATATGTTGCGGAGTCGCCCGATGGTGGGCCTTGCCGTGTTGGCGTGGAATCAACCGTGATCAGCCTGATCGGTGAGGCGCGTTATTTGCGCGCCGGAGCGGTAAGCCGCGCAGAGATCACGGGTCTGATCGGGCCTCTGGCATTGGATGAAACCGAAGGCCATCGGTCACCGGGACGGCTGAGCCTGCATTATGCTCCTGATGCGCCGGTCAGGATCAATATAGATGCGCCGACGCCGGGCGCGGCCTATCTGTCGTTTGGCAGCAGTGATTATCAGGGGCCGCTGTTCCCGCTCAGCGGAAAAGGCGATCTGCATGAAGCCGCCGCCAATCTGTTTCGCTGCCTGCGTGAAGCCGACCGGTTGCGGCCTGCCGCCATCGAAATCGCGCCGATCCCTGAGCACGGCATAGGCGAGGCAATCAATGACCGGATACGCCGTGCGGCAGGCTTTATAGGTTAG
- a CDS encoding serine protease, with protein sequence MLDVDPTVALIKATVQIDQPINETRRMVGTGFLVSVPKPGGGTEVVLVTAAHVFEKMPAPQVRLGWRIKGAKGTWVYTPEGLNIRSDSGPLWYQHPTQDIAVMPVELPDGLSQAAIPEDWLASDAGFIAEHIEPGDEMMTLGYPHGLSANVAGFPILRAGRLASYPLMPSSAYPTFLIDLTAVPGNSGGPVFLTADGTRPHVLVTGVLIKQVEDDNQRLELGVVTDAVFVRETIDLMLKAQMSGQGPGVHLTIPTAPAPLRTPADSHDMTGTDQSDTAAHYLMKPG encoded by the coding sequence GTGCTGGATGTGGACCCGACGGTCGCCTTGATCAAGGCCACTGTTCAGATCGATCAGCCGATCAATGAAACCCGGCGCATGGTGGGCACGGGTTTTCTCGTTTCCGTGCCGAAGCCCGGCGGCGGCACCGAGGTGGTGCTGGTGACGGCGGCACATGTGTTTGAGAAGATGCCCGCCCCGCAGGTGCGCCTCGGCTGGCGGATAAAGGGCGCGAAGGGCACTTGGGTCTATACGCCGGAGGGGCTGAATATCCGCTCGGACAGCGGGCCGCTCTGGTATCAGCACCCGACGCAGGACATTGCCGTCATGCCGGTCGAACTGCCCGATGGTCTCAGCCAGGCCGCCATACCGGAAGACTGGCTGGCCAGCGACGCCGGTTTCATCGCCGAACATATCGAACCCGGTGACGAGATGATGACGCTCGGCTATCCGCACGGGCTTTCCGCCAATGTGGCTGGTTTTCCGATCCTGCGCGCCGGGCGGCTGGCCTCTTATCCGCTGATGCCGTCCAGCGCCTACCCGACCTTCCTGATCGACCTGACCGCTGTGCCCGGCAATTCGGGCGGGCCGGTTTTCCTGACGGCGGACGGAACGCGGCCGCATGTCTTGGTGACGGGCGTGCTGATCAAGCAGGTGGAGGATGATAATCAGCGCCTCGAACTGGGTGTGGTGACCGATGCCGTGTTCGTGCGCGAAACCATCGATCTGATGCTGAAGGCACAGATGAGCGGGCAAGGGCCGGGCGTGCACCTGACCATACCGACAGCGCCTGCGCCCTTGCGTACACCGGCGGACAGCCACGATATGACCGGTACGGATCAGAGCGATACGGCAGCGCATTACCTTATGAAGCCGGGCTGA
- a CDS encoding response regulator — protein MSLGSVLVLDENRIQAQRISSMLHQHKWTSVLSFDPRMAMRILKSGRFHLLLFDAYAQGSSTLQIVEEIRQEAQDAPLAIMSDGGNRSAALNSTMNAARVAGADFVIPKPFSPEKLKNLLADTNSYHRARSKEHHILVVEDDPDLRRAVVGVLTQVGYKVSYASNMEDVFFDHNLGLVDVVLTAVLIPGIGGIEGTAQIKNDFPHVKVVAMSEGVDATITAVHVLAAAKAAGADALLAKPFHMPELLRTITSIIRAKDAPPEDNAAQAAVDAFFD, from the coding sequence ATGAGTCTGGGCAGCGTGCTTGTCTTGGACGAAAACAGAATTCAGGCGCAACGCATATCCTCGATGCTGCATCAGCATAAGTGGACGTCTGTTTTAAGTTTCGACCCGCGCATGGCCATGCGCATCTTGAAATCCGGTCGTTTTCACCTGCTTCTGTTTGATGCCTACGCCCAGGGCAGCAGCACCTTGCAGATCGTCGAGGAGATTCGTCAGGAAGCCCAGGATGCGCCATTGGCCATCATGTCGGACGGCGGCAACCGCAGCGCGGCGCTGAATTCCACCATGAATGCGGCGCGCGTGGCCGGGGCTGATTTTGTCATTCCCAAGCCTTTCAGCCCGGAAAAGCTGAAAAACCTGCTGGCCGACACCAATAGCTATCACCGCGCCCGCTCGAAAGAGCATCATATCCTTGTCGTTGAGGACGATCCCGATCTGCGCCGCGCCGTGGTCGGCGTGCTGACTCAGGTCGGCTACAAGGTGTCGTATGCTTCCAATATGGAGGACGTGTTTTTCGACCACAATCTGGGTCTGGTCGATGTGGTGCTGACGGCGGTTCTGATTCCCGGCATTGGCGGTATCGAAGGTACGGCTCAGATTAAAAATGATTTTCCGCACGTCAAGGTCGTAGCCATGTCAGAAGGCGTGGACGCCACGATTACCGCCGTCCATGTTCTGGCCGCGGCCAAGGCGGCAGGCGCCGATGCGCTGCTGGCCAAGCCTTTTCACATGCCGGAACTGCTCCGAACCATAACCAGCATTATACGCGCCAAGGATGCCCCGCCGGAAGACAATGCGGCTCAGGCGGCCGTCGATGCTTTTTTTGACTGA